The Tolypothrix sp. NIES-4075 DNA window TTTAAGCAAATGTAAAGCGATCGCATCTGTAAAGTGTTTGGCTGATTTCCTGGATGTAATTGTTGTTAAAATCACATTGTTATCTCAGTTACGTAAATAAAGGAGTGAAGTTTCCCGCCATCACAAAAGTTAAACCCCTCAGCCTTATTAAGTATTGATTACCCAATTAAGCTGAGGGGATATTAGTTTATGCATACTTCCGCCAATTTATCAACATAATGGCGGGTGAGGATGTCAATCGGCAAAATCATCATCTTCATCGGTGCTGTCGTCTGATGCCTGATTTTCCGGTGGACGGTTATTCTGTATTTGGTTTAATAGGGACAGCACCTTATTACCGCGTTCAATTGAGCGATCTTCGACAAAAACCACCTCTGGGGTGCGACGCAGACGCACCCTGGCACCAAGTTCGCTGCGAACGTAACCTGTTGCCGATTTTAAGCCTGCCATTGTTTCTGCTTTGGCTTCGTCAGTGCCATAAATGCTGAC harbors:
- the rbfA gene encoding 30S ribosome-binding factor RbfA: MATTRRVSRVAELIKREVSQMLLSGIKDDRVGTGMVSVTDVDVSGDLQHAKIYVSIYGTDEAKAETMAGLKSATGYVRSELGARVRLRRTPEVVFVEDRSIERGNKVLSLLNQIQNNRPPENQASDDSTDEDDDFAD